A window of Lagopus muta isolate bLagMut1 chromosome 14, bLagMut1 primary, whole genome shotgun sequence contains these coding sequences:
- the ABLIM3 gene encoding actin-binding LIM protein 3 isoform X11, producing MSTSTVPYQQNPYTAGSGSTVIQCYRCGDTCKGEVVRVQSNHFHIRCFTCQVCGCDLAQSGFFFKNQEYICTHDYQQLYGTRCDSCGDFITGEVISALGRTYHPKCFVCSTCRKPFPIGDKVTFSGKDCVCQNCSHSLISTKPIKIHGPSHCAGCKEEIKQGQSLLALEKQWHVSCFKCQTCGIILTGEYISKDGVPYCESDYHAQFGIKCETCDRYISGRVLEAGGKHYHPTCARCVRCHQMFTEGEEMYLTGSEVWHPICKQAARAEKKLKHRRTSETSISPPGSSIGSPNRVICAKVDNEILNYKDLAALPKIKAIYEVQRPDLISYEPYHRYTSDETLERYSYGESLGTLSPYSQDIYESFDIRQRRASSPGYIDSPTYSRQGMSPTIPRSPHHFYRSGPAAPSPQALLGLPAACCPSAGIAGGHQLLVRATSTGNLPSTSGTPPKAKPVRTLHRHPSTALPTPPTPTTTPSQSTGPSRDPPKPPEPGGSHQEVKRMAMSGACTRSRAASAG from the exons CAGTTCCCTACCAACAAAACCCCTACACCGCCGGGAGCGGCTCCACCGTCATCCAGTGCTACCGCTGCGGGGACACCTGCAAGGGCGAGGTGGTGCGTGTCCAGAGCAACCACTTCCACATCCGCTGCTTCACCTGCCAAG TGTGCGGCTGCGACCTGGCCCAGTCGGGCTTCTTCTTCAAGAACCAGGAGTACATCTGCACCCATGACTACCAGCAGCTCTACGGCACCCGCTGTGACAGCTGCGGGGACTTCATCACTGGGGAGGTCATCTCGGCGCTGGGCAGGACCTACCACCCCAAGTGCTTCgtctgcagcacctgcag GAAGCCGTTCCCCATTGGGGACAAGGTGACGTTCAGCGGGAAGGACTGCGTCTGCCAGAACTGCTCCCATTCGCTTATCAGCACCAAACCCATCAAGATCCACGGGCCCAGCC ACTGCGCAGGCTGCAAGGAGGAGATCAAGCAGGGCCAGTCCCTCCTGGCACTGGAGAAGCAGTGGCACGTCAGCTGCTTCAAGTGCCAAACATGCGGGATCATCCTCACCGGAGAGTACATCAGCAA GGATGGAGTCCCATACTGCGAGTCTGACTACCATGCGCAGTTTGGCATCAAGTGTGAGACGTGCGACCGGTACATCAGTGGCAGGGTCCTGGAG GCGGGTGGGAAGCACTACCACCCCACCTGCGCCCGCTGCGTGCGCTGCCACCAGATGTTCACCGAAGGAGAGGAGATGTACCTCACAG GCTCTGAAGTGTGGCATCCCATCTGCAAGCAGGCAGCCCGGGCAGAGAAGAAGCTGAAG CACAGAAGGACATCAGAAACCTCAATCTCGCCACCCGGCTCCAGCATCGGCTCCCCCAACAGAGTCATCTGC GCTAAAGTGGATAATGAGATCCTTAATTACAAAGACCTGGCAGCTCTTCCCAAGATTAAAGCCATCTACGAAGTGCAGCGTCCTGACCTCATTTCGTACGAGCCCTATCACAGATACACATCGGATGAGACGCTGGAGAGATATAGCTATGGGGAG TCCTTGGGGACCCTCTCCCCGTACTCGCAG GACATCTATGAGAGCTTTGACATCCGGCAGAGGCGAGCCTCCAGCCCTGGCTACATCGACTCCCCCACCTACAGCCGGCAGGGCATGTCCCCCACCATCCCGAGGTCCCCCCACCACTTCTACCGCTCAG GGCCCGCCGCTCCCTCCCCCCAGGCTCTTCTGGGCttgccagctgcctgctgcccttctgcaggGATTGCAGGGGGCCACCAG CTGCTGGTGAGAGCAACATCTACAGGAAACCTCCCATCTACAAGCGGCACG CCaccaaaagcaaaaccagtgAGGACATTGCACAGACATCCAAGTACAGCCCTGCCTACTCCCCCGACCCCTACTACCACTCCGAGTCAGAGTACTGGTCCTTCCAGGGATCCCCCAAAG CCCCCCGAGCCCGGCGGTTCTCATCAGGAGGTGAAGAGGATGGCTATGAGCGGGGCATGCACAAG ATCCAGAGCGGCATCGGCAGGCTGA
- the ABLIM3 gene encoding actin-binding LIM protein 3 isoform X3: MSTSTVPYQQNPYTAGSGSTVIQCYRCGDTCKGEVVRVQSNHFHIRCFTCQVCGCDLAQSGFFFKNQEYICTHDYQQLYGTRCDSCGDFITGEVISALGRTYHPKCFVCSTCRKPFPIGDKVTFSGKDCVCQNCSHSLISTKPIKIHGPSHCAGCKEEIKQGQSLLALEKQWHVSCFKCQTCGIILTGEYISKDGVPYCESDYHAQFGIKCETCDRYISGRVLEAGGKHYHPTCARCVRCHQMFTEGEEMYLTGSEVWHPICKQAARAEKKLKHRRTSETSISPPGSSIGSPNRVICAKVDNEILNYKDLAALPKIKAIYEVQRPDLISYEPYHRYTSDETLERYSYGESLGTLSPYSQDIYESFDIRQRRASSPGYIDSPTYSRQGMSPTIPRSPHHFYRSGTESGRSSPYYSQLDVRSSTPTSYQAPKHFHIPAAGESNIYRKPPIYKRHATKSKTSEDIAQTSKYSPAYSPDPYYHSESEYWSFQGSPKAPRARRFSSGGEEDGYERGMHKIQSGIGRLILREEMKARSNSYADPWTPPRSSASSREALHTAGYEGSLNGSPRMHYLADSDPLISKSASLPAYRRNGLHRPPSAELFHYDSTNAVNWGMREYKVRWLPGVTATWR, from the exons CAGTTCCCTACCAACAAAACCCCTACACCGCCGGGAGCGGCTCCACCGTCATCCAGTGCTACCGCTGCGGGGACACCTGCAAGGGCGAGGTGGTGCGTGTCCAGAGCAACCACTTCCACATCCGCTGCTTCACCTGCCAAG TGTGCGGCTGCGACCTGGCCCAGTCGGGCTTCTTCTTCAAGAACCAGGAGTACATCTGCACCCATGACTACCAGCAGCTCTACGGCACCCGCTGTGACAGCTGCGGGGACTTCATCACTGGGGAGGTCATCTCGGCGCTGGGCAGGACCTACCACCCCAAGTGCTTCgtctgcagcacctgcag GAAGCCGTTCCCCATTGGGGACAAGGTGACGTTCAGCGGGAAGGACTGCGTCTGCCAGAACTGCTCCCATTCGCTTATCAGCACCAAACCCATCAAGATCCACGGGCCCAGCC ACTGCGCAGGCTGCAAGGAGGAGATCAAGCAGGGCCAGTCCCTCCTGGCACTGGAGAAGCAGTGGCACGTCAGCTGCTTCAAGTGCCAAACATGCGGGATCATCCTCACCGGAGAGTACATCAGCAA GGATGGAGTCCCATACTGCGAGTCTGACTACCATGCGCAGTTTGGCATCAAGTGTGAGACGTGCGACCGGTACATCAGTGGCAGGGTCCTGGAG GCGGGTGGGAAGCACTACCACCCCACCTGCGCCCGCTGCGTGCGCTGCCACCAGATGTTCACCGAAGGAGAGGAGATGTACCTCACAG GCTCTGAAGTGTGGCATCCCATCTGCAAGCAGGCAGCCCGGGCAGAGAAGAAGCTGAAG CACAGAAGGACATCAGAAACCTCAATCTCGCCACCCGGCTCCAGCATCGGCTCCCCCAACAGAGTCATCTGC GCTAAAGTGGATAATGAGATCCTTAATTACAAAGACCTGGCAGCTCTTCCCAAGATTAAAGCCATCTACGAAGTGCAGCGTCCTGACCTCATTTCGTACGAGCCCTATCACAGATACACATCGGATGAGACGCTGGAGAGATATAGCTATGGGGAG TCCTTGGGGACCCTCTCCCCGTACTCGCAG GACATCTATGAGAGCTTTGACATCCGGCAGAGGCGAGCCTCCAGCCCTGGCTACATCGACTCCCCCACCTACAGCCGGCAGGGCATGTCCCCCACCATCCCGAGGTCCCCCCACCACTTCTACCGCTCAG GCACAGAGAGTGGGCGCAGCTCCCCCTACTATAGCCAGTTAGATGTGAGGTCTTCTACTCCAACCTCATACCAAGCACCCAAGCATTTCCACATTCCAG CTGCTGGTGAGAGCAACATCTACAGGAAACCTCCCATCTACAAGCGGCACG CCaccaaaagcaaaaccagtgAGGACATTGCACAGACATCCAAGTACAGCCCTGCCTACTCCCCCGACCCCTACTACCACTCCGAGTCAGAGTACTGGTCCTTCCAGGGATCCCCCAAAG CCCCCCGAGCCCGGCGGTTCTCATCAGGAGGTGAAGAGGATGGCTATGAGCGGGGCATGCACAAG ATCCAGAGCGGCATCGGCAGGCTGATCCTGAGGGAGGAGATGAAGGCGCGCTCCAACTCCTACGCAGACCCCTGGACCCCACCccgcagctctgccagcagcagagaagccCTGCACACGGCTGGCTATGAGGGCTCCCTCAACGGCT CCCCCCGGATGCACTACCTGGCTGACAGTG ATCCCCTCATTTCCAAGTCAGCCTCTCTCCCTGCCTACAGGAggaacgggctgcacagg CCGCCCAGCGCGGAGCTTTTCCACTACGACAGCACCAACGCCGTCAACTGGGGGATGCGAG AGTACAAGGTAAGATGGCTCCCAGGCGTGACTGCCACCTGGAGGTGA
- the ABLIM3 gene encoding actin-binding LIM protein 3 isoform X10 has product MSTSTVPYQQNPYTAGSGSTVIQCYRCGDTCKGEVVRVQSNHFHIRCFTCQVCGCDLAQSGFFFKNQEYICTHDYQQLYGTRCDSCGDFITGEVISALGRTYHPKCFVCSTCRKPFPIGDKVTFSGKDCVCQNCSHSLISTKPIKIHGPSHCAGCKEEIKQGQSLLALEKQWHVSCFKCQTCGIILTGEYISKDGVPYCESDYHAQFGIKCETCDRYISGRVLEAGGKHYHPTCARCVRCHQMFTEGEEMYLTGSEVWHPICKQAARAEKKLKHRRTSETSISPPGSSIGSPNRVICAKVDNEILNYKDLAALPKIKAIYEVQRPDLISYEPYHRYTSDETLERYSYGESLGTLSPYSQDIYESFDIRQRRASSPGYIDSPTYSRQGMSPTIPRSPHHFYRSGPAAPSPQALLGLPAACCPSAGIAGGHQLLVRATSTGNLPSTSGTTTSLQPPKAKPVRTLHRHPSTALPTPPTPTTTPSQSTGPSRDPPKPPEPGGSHQEVKRMAMSGACTRSRAASAG; this is encoded by the exons CAGTTCCCTACCAACAAAACCCCTACACCGCCGGGAGCGGCTCCACCGTCATCCAGTGCTACCGCTGCGGGGACACCTGCAAGGGCGAGGTGGTGCGTGTCCAGAGCAACCACTTCCACATCCGCTGCTTCACCTGCCAAG TGTGCGGCTGCGACCTGGCCCAGTCGGGCTTCTTCTTCAAGAACCAGGAGTACATCTGCACCCATGACTACCAGCAGCTCTACGGCACCCGCTGTGACAGCTGCGGGGACTTCATCACTGGGGAGGTCATCTCGGCGCTGGGCAGGACCTACCACCCCAAGTGCTTCgtctgcagcacctgcag GAAGCCGTTCCCCATTGGGGACAAGGTGACGTTCAGCGGGAAGGACTGCGTCTGCCAGAACTGCTCCCATTCGCTTATCAGCACCAAACCCATCAAGATCCACGGGCCCAGCC ACTGCGCAGGCTGCAAGGAGGAGATCAAGCAGGGCCAGTCCCTCCTGGCACTGGAGAAGCAGTGGCACGTCAGCTGCTTCAAGTGCCAAACATGCGGGATCATCCTCACCGGAGAGTACATCAGCAA GGATGGAGTCCCATACTGCGAGTCTGACTACCATGCGCAGTTTGGCATCAAGTGTGAGACGTGCGACCGGTACATCAGTGGCAGGGTCCTGGAG GCGGGTGGGAAGCACTACCACCCCACCTGCGCCCGCTGCGTGCGCTGCCACCAGATGTTCACCGAAGGAGAGGAGATGTACCTCACAG GCTCTGAAGTGTGGCATCCCATCTGCAAGCAGGCAGCCCGGGCAGAGAAGAAGCTGAAG CACAGAAGGACATCAGAAACCTCAATCTCGCCACCCGGCTCCAGCATCGGCTCCCCCAACAGAGTCATCTGC GCTAAAGTGGATAATGAGATCCTTAATTACAAAGACCTGGCAGCTCTTCCCAAGATTAAAGCCATCTACGAAGTGCAGCGTCCTGACCTCATTTCGTACGAGCCCTATCACAGATACACATCGGATGAGACGCTGGAGAGATATAGCTATGGGGAG TCCTTGGGGACCCTCTCCCCGTACTCGCAG GACATCTATGAGAGCTTTGACATCCGGCAGAGGCGAGCCTCCAGCCCTGGCTACATCGACTCCCCCACCTACAGCCGGCAGGGCATGTCCCCCACCATCCCGAGGTCCCCCCACCACTTCTACCGCTCAG GGCCCGCCGCTCCCTCCCCCCAGGCTCTTCTGGGCttgccagctgcctgctgcccttctgcaggGATTGCAGGGGGCCACCAG CTGCTGGTGAGAGCAACATCTACAGGAAACCTCCCATCTACAAGCGGCACG ACAACGTCCCTGCAGCCaccaaaagcaaaaccagtgAGGACATTGCACAGACATCCAAGTACAGCCCTGCCTACTCCCCCGACCCCTACTACCACTCCGAGTCAGAGTACTGGTCCTTCCAGGGATCCCCCAAAG CCCCCCGAGCCCGGCGGTTCTCATCAGGAGGTGAAGAGGATGGCTATGAGCGGGGCATGCACAAG ATCCAGAGCGGCATCGGCAGGCTGA
- the ABLIM3 gene encoding actin-binding LIM protein 3 isoform X4, protein MSTSTVPYQQNPYTAGSGSTVIQCYRCGDTCKGEVVRVQSNHFHIRCFTCQVCGCDLAQSGFFFKNQEYICTHDYQQLYGTRCDSCGDFITGEVISALGRTYHPKCFVCSTCRKPFPIGDKVTFSGKDCVCQNCSHSLISTKPIKIHGPSHCAGCKEEIKQGQSLLALEKQWHVSCFKCQTCGIILTGEYISKDGVPYCESDYHAQFGIKCETCDRYISGRVLEAGGKHYHPTCARCVRCHQMFTEGEEMYLTGSEVWHPICKQAARAEKKLKHRRTSETSISPPGSSIGSPNRVICAKVDNEILNYKDLAALPKIKAIYEVQRPDLISYEPYHRYTSDETLERYSYGESLGTLSPYSQDIYESFDIRQRRASSPGYIDSPTYSRQGMSPTIPRSPHHFYRSAAGESNIYRKPPIYKRHDNVPAATKSKTSEDIAQTSKYSPAYSPDPYYHSESEYWSFQGSPKAPRARRFSSGGEEDGYERGMHKIQSGIGRLILREEMKARSNSYADPWTPPRSSASSREALHTAGYEGSLNGSPRMHYLADSDPLISKSASLPAYRRNGLHRPPSAELFHYDSTNAVNWGMREYKVRWLPGVTATWR, encoded by the exons CAGTTCCCTACCAACAAAACCCCTACACCGCCGGGAGCGGCTCCACCGTCATCCAGTGCTACCGCTGCGGGGACACCTGCAAGGGCGAGGTGGTGCGTGTCCAGAGCAACCACTTCCACATCCGCTGCTTCACCTGCCAAG TGTGCGGCTGCGACCTGGCCCAGTCGGGCTTCTTCTTCAAGAACCAGGAGTACATCTGCACCCATGACTACCAGCAGCTCTACGGCACCCGCTGTGACAGCTGCGGGGACTTCATCACTGGGGAGGTCATCTCGGCGCTGGGCAGGACCTACCACCCCAAGTGCTTCgtctgcagcacctgcag GAAGCCGTTCCCCATTGGGGACAAGGTGACGTTCAGCGGGAAGGACTGCGTCTGCCAGAACTGCTCCCATTCGCTTATCAGCACCAAACCCATCAAGATCCACGGGCCCAGCC ACTGCGCAGGCTGCAAGGAGGAGATCAAGCAGGGCCAGTCCCTCCTGGCACTGGAGAAGCAGTGGCACGTCAGCTGCTTCAAGTGCCAAACATGCGGGATCATCCTCACCGGAGAGTACATCAGCAA GGATGGAGTCCCATACTGCGAGTCTGACTACCATGCGCAGTTTGGCATCAAGTGTGAGACGTGCGACCGGTACATCAGTGGCAGGGTCCTGGAG GCGGGTGGGAAGCACTACCACCCCACCTGCGCCCGCTGCGTGCGCTGCCACCAGATGTTCACCGAAGGAGAGGAGATGTACCTCACAG GCTCTGAAGTGTGGCATCCCATCTGCAAGCAGGCAGCCCGGGCAGAGAAGAAGCTGAAG CACAGAAGGACATCAGAAACCTCAATCTCGCCACCCGGCTCCAGCATCGGCTCCCCCAACAGAGTCATCTGC GCTAAAGTGGATAATGAGATCCTTAATTACAAAGACCTGGCAGCTCTTCCCAAGATTAAAGCCATCTACGAAGTGCAGCGTCCTGACCTCATTTCGTACGAGCCCTATCACAGATACACATCGGATGAGACGCTGGAGAGATATAGCTATGGGGAG TCCTTGGGGACCCTCTCCCCGTACTCGCAG GACATCTATGAGAGCTTTGACATCCGGCAGAGGCGAGCCTCCAGCCCTGGCTACATCGACTCCCCCACCTACAGCCGGCAGGGCATGTCCCCCACCATCCCGAGGTCCCCCCACCACTTCTACCGCTCAG CTGCTGGTGAGAGCAACATCTACAGGAAACCTCCCATCTACAAGCGGCACG ACAACGTCCCTGCAGCCaccaaaagcaaaaccagtgAGGACATTGCACAGACATCCAAGTACAGCCCTGCCTACTCCCCCGACCCCTACTACCACTCCGAGTCAGAGTACTGGTCCTTCCAGGGATCCCCCAAAG CCCCCCGAGCCCGGCGGTTCTCATCAGGAGGTGAAGAGGATGGCTATGAGCGGGGCATGCACAAG ATCCAGAGCGGCATCGGCAGGCTGATCCTGAGGGAGGAGATGAAGGCGCGCTCCAACTCCTACGCAGACCCCTGGACCCCACCccgcagctctgccagcagcagagaagccCTGCACACGGCTGGCTATGAGGGCTCCCTCAACGGCT CCCCCCGGATGCACTACCTGGCTGACAGTG ATCCCCTCATTTCCAAGTCAGCCTCTCTCCCTGCCTACAGGAggaacgggctgcacagg CCGCCCAGCGCGGAGCTTTTCCACTACGACAGCACCAACGCCGTCAACTGGGGGATGCGAG AGTACAAGGTAAGATGGCTCCCAGGCGTGACTGCCACCTGGAGGTGA
- the ABLIM3 gene encoding actin-binding LIM protein 3 isoform X1 produces the protein MSTSTVPYQQNPYTAGSGSTVIQCYRCGDTCKGEVVRVQSNHFHIRCFTCQVCGCDLAQSGFFFKNQEYICTHDYQQLYGTRCDSCGDFITGEVISALGRTYHPKCFVCSTCRKPFPIGDKVTFSGKDCVCQNCSHSLISTKPIKIHGPSHCAGCKEEIKQGQSLLALEKQWHVSCFKCQTCGIILTGEYISKDGVPYCESDYHAQFGIKCETCDRYISGRVLEAGGKHYHPTCARCVRCHQMFTEGEEMYLTGSEVWHPICKQAARAEKKLKHRRTSETSISPPGSSIGSPNRVICAKVDNEILNYKDLAALPKIKAIYEVQRPDLISYEPYHRYTSDETLERYSYGESLGTLSPYSQDIYESFDIRQRRASSPGYIDSPTYSRQGMSPTIPRSPHHFYRSGTESGRSSPYYSQLDVRSSTPTSYQAPKHFHIPAAGESNIYRKPPIYKRHDNVPAATKSKTSEDIAQTSKYSPAYSPDPYYHSESEYWSFQGSPKAPRARRFSSGGEEDGYERGMHKIQSGIGRLILREEMKARSNSYADPWTPPRSSASSREALHTAGYEGSLNGSPRMHYLADSDPLISKSASLPAYRRNGLHRPPSAELFHYDSTNAVNWGMREYKVRWLPGVTATWR, from the exons CAGTTCCCTACCAACAAAACCCCTACACCGCCGGGAGCGGCTCCACCGTCATCCAGTGCTACCGCTGCGGGGACACCTGCAAGGGCGAGGTGGTGCGTGTCCAGAGCAACCACTTCCACATCCGCTGCTTCACCTGCCAAG TGTGCGGCTGCGACCTGGCCCAGTCGGGCTTCTTCTTCAAGAACCAGGAGTACATCTGCACCCATGACTACCAGCAGCTCTACGGCACCCGCTGTGACAGCTGCGGGGACTTCATCACTGGGGAGGTCATCTCGGCGCTGGGCAGGACCTACCACCCCAAGTGCTTCgtctgcagcacctgcag GAAGCCGTTCCCCATTGGGGACAAGGTGACGTTCAGCGGGAAGGACTGCGTCTGCCAGAACTGCTCCCATTCGCTTATCAGCACCAAACCCATCAAGATCCACGGGCCCAGCC ACTGCGCAGGCTGCAAGGAGGAGATCAAGCAGGGCCAGTCCCTCCTGGCACTGGAGAAGCAGTGGCACGTCAGCTGCTTCAAGTGCCAAACATGCGGGATCATCCTCACCGGAGAGTACATCAGCAA GGATGGAGTCCCATACTGCGAGTCTGACTACCATGCGCAGTTTGGCATCAAGTGTGAGACGTGCGACCGGTACATCAGTGGCAGGGTCCTGGAG GCGGGTGGGAAGCACTACCACCCCACCTGCGCCCGCTGCGTGCGCTGCCACCAGATGTTCACCGAAGGAGAGGAGATGTACCTCACAG GCTCTGAAGTGTGGCATCCCATCTGCAAGCAGGCAGCCCGGGCAGAGAAGAAGCTGAAG CACAGAAGGACATCAGAAACCTCAATCTCGCCACCCGGCTCCAGCATCGGCTCCCCCAACAGAGTCATCTGC GCTAAAGTGGATAATGAGATCCTTAATTACAAAGACCTGGCAGCTCTTCCCAAGATTAAAGCCATCTACGAAGTGCAGCGTCCTGACCTCATTTCGTACGAGCCCTATCACAGATACACATCGGATGAGACGCTGGAGAGATATAGCTATGGGGAG TCCTTGGGGACCCTCTCCCCGTACTCGCAG GACATCTATGAGAGCTTTGACATCCGGCAGAGGCGAGCCTCCAGCCCTGGCTACATCGACTCCCCCACCTACAGCCGGCAGGGCATGTCCCCCACCATCCCGAGGTCCCCCCACCACTTCTACCGCTCAG GCACAGAGAGTGGGCGCAGCTCCCCCTACTATAGCCAGTTAGATGTGAGGTCTTCTACTCCAACCTCATACCAAGCACCCAAGCATTTCCACATTCCAG CTGCTGGTGAGAGCAACATCTACAGGAAACCTCCCATCTACAAGCGGCACG ACAACGTCCCTGCAGCCaccaaaagcaaaaccagtgAGGACATTGCACAGACATCCAAGTACAGCCCTGCCTACTCCCCCGACCCCTACTACCACTCCGAGTCAGAGTACTGGTCCTTCCAGGGATCCCCCAAAG CCCCCCGAGCCCGGCGGTTCTCATCAGGAGGTGAAGAGGATGGCTATGAGCGGGGCATGCACAAG ATCCAGAGCGGCATCGGCAGGCTGATCCTGAGGGAGGAGATGAAGGCGCGCTCCAACTCCTACGCAGACCCCTGGACCCCACCccgcagctctgccagcagcagagaagccCTGCACACGGCTGGCTATGAGGGCTCCCTCAACGGCT CCCCCCGGATGCACTACCTGGCTGACAGTG ATCCCCTCATTTCCAAGTCAGCCTCTCTCCCTGCCTACAGGAggaacgggctgcacagg CCGCCCAGCGCGGAGCTTTTCCACTACGACAGCACCAACGCCGTCAACTGGGGGATGCGAG AGTACAAGGTAAGATGGCTCCCAGGCGTGACTGCCACCTGGAGGTGA